Proteins from a genomic interval of Nitrospinota bacterium:
- a CDS encoding DUF507 family protein codes for MRIPKELVEKISKSIVQSLTSKELIIWEERPEKLEAIVAGIIIDDLMVEDRLNEEVKMLLESRTEEYERGMMDFGRVFQMVKSKLVRERGLIL; via the coding sequence ATGAGAATACCCAAAGAGCTGGTCGAAAAAATATCCAAATCAATCGTTCAATCTTTGACAAGCAAGGAGTTAATCATTTGGGAAGAACGCCCTGAAAAGCTGGAAGCCATTGTCGCAGGCATCATCATTGATGATCTTATGGTCGAGGATCGGTTGAACGAGGAAGTGAAAATGCTTCTGGAATCCCGGACCGAAGAATATGAACGAGGTATGATGGATTTTGGCAGAGTGTTTCAAATGGTAAAATCCAAACTGGTTAGAGAGCGCGGTCTCATTTTATAA
- a CDS encoding DUF2892 domain-containing protein, with protein sequence MGPWGGVLGVIGFVPFITGLTGWCPLYALFKGNTSNLLRHWEVFQARTQGRAEAFILKEWGNSKKFSSFPKKLVIF encoded by the coding sequence ATGGGACCGTGGGGGGGGGTGCTCGGCGTTATTGGGTTTGTCCCATTTATCACGGGTCTGACTGGGTGGTGTCCGCTTTATGCTTTGTTTAAGGGCAACACCAGCAATTTGCTTCGCCATTGGGAGGTGTTCCAAGCGAGGACGCAGGGGAGAGCGGAGGCCTTTATTTTAAAGGAGTGGGGTAATTCAAAAAAATTTTCGTCATTTCCGAAAAAGTTAGTAATTTTCTGA
- a CDS encoding CPBP family intramembrane metalloprotease — protein MIGVISGGLIVVALPLLDGLILVSGLDKHELFSVNQRGAQGGENLHPLYILGQILLVPLLKQFFFTGGVFQSLSRKYNSILAVYGAAAIFTLAHFKLNLGLFILGLITAFLFQLTGTLYASILFHASCSLAGLLLLHVYPRLTTLLVFLF, from the coding sequence ATGATTGGAGTGATTTCCGGAGGATTGATTGTCGTCGCCCTGCCTCTTTTAGACGGTCTCATTTTGGTTTCGGGGCTGGACAAGCACGAACTGTTCAGTGTAAATCAGCGCGGGGCGCAGGGAGGGGAAAATCTTCACCCTTTGTATATACTGGGGCAAATTTTACTTGTTCCCCTGCTGAAACAATTCTTTTTTACCGGCGGGGTGTTTCAGAGCTTGAGCAGGAAATATAATTCCATCCTGGCCGTCTATGGAGCCGCAGCCATTTTCACCCTGGCCCATTTTAAATTGAACTTGGGACTTTTTATCCTGGGTCTCATCACCGCTTTTTTGTTCCAATTAACGGGAACGTTGTATGCATCCATCCTGTTTCATGCAAGCTGTTCCCTGGCGGGCTTGTTGCTCCTGCATGTTTATCCCCGTTTGACGACCCTCCTGGTGTTTCTTTTTTAA
- the rpiB gene encoding ribose 5-phosphate isomerase B → MNKLAIASDHAGFELKQNVVAYLRAKGVAFEDYGPVNSDRVDYPDYGIQVAKAIIDKKVDRGIVICGTGVGMSIVVNRFPGIRGTLCADLYTAKMCREHNDSNILIMGGRVIGMGLAEEIVKTWLETPFEGGRHQQRLDKIEEIDRTLIN, encoded by the coding sequence ATGAATAAACTTGCCATTGCATCTGACCATGCGGGATTTGAACTTAAACAAAACGTTGTTGCCTATTTGCGCGCTAAAGGGGTGGCGTTTGAGGACTATGGGCCGGTCAACTCCGACCGCGTGGACTATCCCGATTACGGAATTCAGGTTGCAAAGGCAATAATAGATAAAAAAGTCGACCGTGGAATCGTGATCTGCGGTACCGGCGTGGGCATGTCGATCGTTGTGAACCGATTTCCTGGGATCCGCGGGACGCTGTGCGCGGATTTATATACCGCCAAGATGTGCCGCGAGCACAACGATTCCAATATCCTCATTATGGGAGGGCGCGTCATTGGGATGGGCCTGGCCGAAGAGATCGTTAAGACCTGGCTGGAAACTCCATTCGAGGGTGGCCGCCATCAGCAACGCCTCGATAAAATTGAAGAAATTGACCGGACGTTAATAAATTAA
- the nrdR gene encoding transcriptional regulator NrdR — MKCPACSNMENKVIDSRMNKEGNIIRRRRECLSCSDRFTTYERLERSLPFVVKKDGRREEFNREKILDGVKKACQKRPVSIEKVEALVDRVEQHFQDLGEKEISAVDIGEKVVKELYKLDDVAYVRFASVYRSFKDVNEFMVELKEVLKDKQSPKEPDRV, encoded by the coding sequence ATGAAATGCCCTGCTTGTTCCAATATGGAAAATAAGGTGATCGACTCCCGTATGAACAAGGAGGGGAATATCATCCGCCGCCGCAGAGAATGCCTCAGTTGCAGTGACCGGTTTACCACTTACGAACGTTTGGAAAGATCTTTACCATTTGTCGTTAAAAAAGATGGCCGGCGGGAAGAGTTCAACCGGGAAAAGATTCTCGACGGAGTGAAAAAAGCCTGCCAGAAGCGGCCAGTCAGTATCGAGAAAGTTGAAGCCCTGGTAGACCGCGTCGAACAGCATTTTCAGGATTTAGGCGAAAAGGAAATTTCCGCCGTCGACATTGGCGAGAAAGTCGTCAAGGAACTGTACAAACTGGACGATGTGGCCTACGTCCGGTTCGCCTCCGTGTATCGCTCGTTCAAGGACGTAAACGAATTCATGGTTGAATTGAAGGAAGTCCTGAAAGATAAGCAAAGCCCCAAAGAACCCGATCGCGTTTAG
- the hemA gene encoding glutamyl-tRNA reductase, whose protein sequence is MADPNLILVGVNHKTTPVEIRERLAFSRGEIEASLERLVGNPEIIENIILSTCNRVEIYARVNDTTKGIGLLKDFICDYHNISPKELDKYFYSYQDERAVEHLFRVSSSLDSMVLGEAQILGQVKDAYNTARALRSTGMVLNQLFEKAFNVAKKVREETGIAERGVSISSAAVELARKIFEDLENHSVMLVGTGEMAELAAKHLISYGVKTVYVCSRTYERAAALAKTLNGCALDFEMFKDEMYKADIVITSTASPKFIIKKDMVERAIHQRKNKPIFFIDIAVPRDIEPEVNDLENVYLYDIDDLQGVVSANIKEREKEAETAMELIQIEVTKFNNWVVSLDAVPTIVEIRNRADSIRKKELEKALKKMEPLSEQDENTLHLMTQSILNKIFHKPTINLKKQTQSQEGHVYLKAIRHLFHLDD, encoded by the coding sequence ATGGCGGACCCTAATTTAATTCTGGTGGGTGTGAACCACAAAACGACTCCGGTGGAAATCCGCGAACGTCTGGCGTTTTCCCGTGGCGAAATCGAAGCCTCACTGGAACGGTTGGTTGGCAATCCAGAGATCATCGAGAACATCATCCTGTCTACCTGCAACCGGGTGGAAATATACGCACGTGTCAATGACACGACAAAAGGGATCGGGCTTCTTAAAGATTTCATCTGCGATTACCACAATATCAGCCCCAAAGAACTGGATAAATATTTTTACAGCTATCAGGATGAACGTGCGGTGGAGCACCTGTTCCGTGTGTCGTCCAGTCTGGATTCGATGGTGTTGGGCGAAGCCCAGATTCTGGGGCAGGTGAAGGATGCCTACAATACGGCGCGTGCGCTCCGTTCCACGGGGATGGTCCTGAACCAGTTGTTTGAAAAGGCGTTCAATGTCGCCAAGAAGGTGCGGGAAGAAACGGGCATTGCCGAGAGGGGTGTTTCCATCAGCAGTGCCGCCGTGGAACTGGCTCGGAAGATTTTCGAGGATTTGGAAAATCATTCCGTCATGCTGGTGGGAACGGGTGAAATGGCGGAACTGGCGGCCAAGCATCTCATCTCTTATGGCGTTAAAACCGTCTATGTCTGTAGTCGCACGTATGAACGAGCCGCCGCTCTGGCCAAGACGCTCAATGGATGCGCCCTTGATTTTGAAATGTTCAAGGATGAAATGTATAAGGCCGATATCGTCATCACGTCCACTGCATCGCCAAAGTTTATTATCAAAAAGGACATGGTGGAACGCGCGATTCATCAGAGAAAAAATAAACCGATCTTTTTTATCGATATCGCGGTTCCACGGGATATCGAGCCGGAAGTCAACGATCTGGAAAACGTTTATCTCTATGATATTGACGATCTTCAGGGCGTTGTATCTGCAAATATCAAGGAACGGGAGAAAGAAGCGGAAACCGCTATGGAACTGATTCAGATTGAGGTCACCAAGTTCAACAACTGGGTGGTTTCTCTGGATGCGGTGCCCACGATTGTTGAAATTCGCAACCGCGCTGACTCCATCCGCAAAAAGGAGTTAGAGAAGGCTTTAAAGAAAATGGAGCCTCTATCCGAACAGGATGAAAATACGTTGCACCTGATGACCCAATCAATCCTCAATAAAATTTTTCATAAGCCCACCATCAACCTCAAAAAACAAACTCAATCCCAGGAAGGCCATGTTTACTTGAAGGCCATCCGGCATCTTTTTCATCTGGACGACTGA
- the nadC gene encoding carboxylating nicotinate-nucleotide diphosphorylase, which produces MKNSLTHDQIDALVQRTLVEDLGTGDITTRNIIDNGAVWEAEAVAKEALTLCGMEIFRRVFTMLDPSCTFPGPCHRDGEEVSVGEVIIKIQGKAVTLLEGERTALNILQQLSGIATLTRKFVDRAKPVTILDTRKTTPGLRAFEKYAVTCGGGMNHRFGLYDAVMIKDNHIKAAGGINVAVERIRKKLAHEKTIEVETTSLEEVAEALSAGVDIIMLDNMTTAMIQQAVKLVDHRVKIEVSGSISLERLDELAGTGIDYISVGALTHSAPAVDISMNFLGNAS; this is translated from the coding sequence ATGAAAAACTCCCTCACACACGATCAAATAGACGCTCTGGTTCAACGGACGTTGGTTGAAGACCTGGGTACTGGCGACATCACTACCCGCAATATTATTGACAATGGGGCTGTCTGGGAAGCGGAGGCGGTGGCGAAAGAAGCATTGACACTCTGTGGGATGGAAATATTCCGTCGGGTATTCACTATGCTTGACCCCTCGTGTACGTTTCCGGGTCCATGTCATCGTGATGGGGAGGAAGTGTCTGTTGGTGAAGTGATCATAAAAATCCAGGGCAAAGCCGTTACGTTGTTGGAAGGAGAACGGACTGCTCTGAATATCCTGCAACAATTGAGCGGTATCGCGACCTTGACACGAAAATTTGTGGATCGGGCCAAACCCGTTACTATCTTGGATACGCGAAAAACGACACCGGGTCTGAGAGCTTTCGAGAAATACGCAGTTACTTGTGGAGGCGGTATGAATCACCGCTTTGGTTTGTATGATGCGGTGATGATCAAGGACAATCATATCAAGGCCGCAGGTGGTATCAACGTGGCGGTGGAACGGATTCGAAAAAAACTGGCACACGAAAAAACCATCGAGGTGGAAACCACCAGTCTGGAAGAGGTGGCGGAAGCTTTATCCGCTGGTGTGGATATTATCATGCTGGACAATATGACGACTGCTATGATTCAGCAAGCTGTCAAGTTGGTTGACCACCGGGTAAAAATTGAAGTGTCCGGTTCCATTTCACTGGAGCGTCTGGATGAATTGGCCGGTACTGGAATTGACTATATTTCGGTTGGGGCCTTGACTCATTCCGCCCCGGCGGTGGACATCAGTATGAATTTCCTAGGAAATGCTTCTTGA
- the tatC gene encoding twin-arginine translocase subunit TatC: protein MVRPVNFTEKIPISHHLIELKDRFIVVALVVAFFFGLCFYFIDFLLIWLEDPLPSQYADLTFITPTEPFFTAMKVSFMGSLFISMPVILYHTWGFIAPGLKVKEKKVTAMFVGFGTFFFMMGGLFCYFLVLPLGLKFLLTYGSNWWTMQVTIGFYFSFVVKLILAFAFAFQTPLLMVLMTKFGVANTVKMRLYRKWAFMGTFVVAAVLTPPDIITQILLALPLYGLYEFGVVVSYFFEDPKNREKVRQQMADQMAAKQAASQAKQQYEEQKKTKKKVVRRVVVRKVKKE from the coding sequence GTGGTCAGACCTGTCAATTTTACTGAAAAAATACCCATCAGCCATCACTTGATTGAGTTGAAGGATCGATTCATTGTCGTGGCCCTTGTTGTTGCTTTTTTCTTTGGGCTCTGCTTTTATTTCATCGATTTTTTGCTCATATGGCTGGAGGACCCACTTCCCAGCCAGTACGCGGACCTCACTTTTATCACTCCCACAGAACCGTTCTTTACAGCCATGAAAGTTTCTTTCATGGGCTCTCTATTCATTTCAATGCCAGTAATTTTGTACCACACGTGGGGATTCATAGCCCCCGGCCTGAAAGTGAAGGAGAAAAAAGTCACCGCCATGTTTGTTGGCTTTGGCACGTTTTTCTTTATGATGGGCGGTCTATTTTGCTATTTTCTAGTGTTGCCGTTGGGACTAAAGTTTTTGCTGACCTATGGCAGTAATTGGTGGACGATGCAGGTCACCATCGGATTTTATTTTTCCTTCGTGGTCAAACTGATCCTGGCGTTTGCATTTGCTTTTCAGACCCCGCTGTTGATGGTGTTGATGACCAAGTTTGGCGTGGCCAATACGGTGAAAATGCGGTTGTATCGAAAGTGGGCTTTTATGGGTACCTTTGTGGTCGCGGCCGTTCTCACTCCCCCGGATATTATCACCCAGATTCTGCTTGCACTTCCTTTGTACGGATTGTACGAGTTTGGAGTTGTGGTTTCCTATTTCTTTGAAGACCCCAAAAATAGGGAAAAAGTAAGGCAACAGATGGCAGATCAAATGGCTGCCAAACAGGCCGCCAGCCAAGCAAAACAGCAGTATGAGGAACAAAAGAAAACCAAGAAAAAAGTTGTTCGCAGGGTGGTGGTCCGCAAAGTTAAAAAGGAATAA
- a CDS encoding DUF1566 domain-containing protein, with the protein MNNETRFVDEGPGMVRDNESGLVWSKEDSWSIEQDWLTFQEALAFVDNLNKTDFLGFHDWRIAEREEIEKLYVPESLIIGRSKQELHLDPAFAPGGGNGSWCLPFDQQAAFYFNYSSGISQGFDQDFSQGYVRPVRLYPD; encoded by the coding sequence ATGAATAATGAAACGAGATTTGTAGATGAGGGACCAGGGATGGTCCGGGACAATGAATCCGGACTCGTCTGGTCCAAAGAGGACTCCTGGTCCATTGAGCAGGATTGGCTCACCTTTCAGGAGGCATTGGCTTTTGTTGATAACTTAAACAAAACCGATTTCCTTGGGTTTCATGACTGGCGCATTGCCGAACGCGAAGAAATTGAGAAGCTGTATGTTCCAGAGAGCCTGATTATCGGTCGATCGAAACAAGAGCTTCACCTCGACCCCGCCTTCGCTCCCGGTGGCGGCAACGGGTCCTGGTGTCTGCCGTTTGATCAGCAGGCAGCTTTTTATTTTAATTATTCCAGTGGAATTTCGCAGGGGTTCGATCAGGATTTTTCACAAGGGTATGTGCGGCCGGTTCGTCTCTACCCCGATTGA
- a CDS encoding response regulator: protein MPLTKILVVDDEQKTQKILKRFLENKQFEVMVAGDGKDALAKFDTFNPECVLLDIQMPHLSGTETLKMIKSRKPEVEVIMVTAVTTLKVAEGCLDDGAFSVIEKPVNLEYLHSKIVEALKLREETVSKTNRK from the coding sequence ATGCCCCTGACTAAAATACTTGTAGTTGACGATGAGCAAAAAACACAAAAAATCTTAAAACGATTTCTTGAGAATAAACAGTTTGAGGTGATGGTTGCGGGAGACGGTAAGGACGCACTTGCCAAATTCGATACGTTCAACCCTGAGTGCGTTCTTCTGGATATTCAGATGCCGCATCTAAGTGGTACAGAGACCCTGAAAATGATCAAAAGCCGGAAACCGGAAGTCGAGGTGATCATGGTGACGGCAGTGACCACTCTCAAGGTCGCCGAGGGTTGCCTGGACGATGGCGCCTTTTCCGTGATCGAGAAACCAGTGAACCTGGAATACCTGCACAGTAAAATAGTGGAAGCCTTGAAACTAAGGGAAGAAACCGTTAGTAAAACCAATAGGAAGTAA
- the hemC gene encoding hydroxymethylbilane synthase codes for MDLEKIIIGSRGSGLALWQANWIKSQLEELHPGLAVEIKIIKTSGDIIQDVPLAKIGGKGLFVKEIEEAMLRGEIDIAVHSMKDVPMNLPYELDISVITERENPFDALISRDNIKLDDLPENAKIGTGSLRRSSQLLKYRPDLQIFPLRGNIDTRIKKLESEGLDAIILAAAGLRRMGWADKITEVISPEIILPAMGQGAVGIEARKNDYEVLAAILDLDHEPTHLALDAERALVGELEGGCQVPIGAYATLDDDSDELTLKGLVSSLDGKTIYQKEKKGASFEAKKLGRETGKDLLRMGADIILKEIYQPSDPNS; via the coding sequence ATGGATTTAGAAAAAATTATTATCGGTAGCCGGGGCAGTGGTCTGGCTCTCTGGCAGGCCAACTGGATAAAATCCCAGTTGGAAGAACTTCACCCCGGTCTCGCGGTGGAAATAAAAATTATCAAGACTTCAGGTGACATCATCCAGGATGTTCCCCTGGCCAAGATCGGTGGCAAGGGATTGTTCGTCAAGGAAATTGAAGAGGCAATGTTGCGTGGAGAAATAGACATCGCCGTTCACAGCATGAAAGACGTGCCGATGAATCTTCCCTATGAATTGGATATTTCTGTCATAACCGAACGGGAGAACCCGTTCGACGCCTTGATTTCACGGGATAATATCAAACTCGATGATTTGCCTGAAAATGCCAAAATAGGCACCGGCAGTTTAAGAAGAAGTTCTCAATTGTTGAAATATCGCCCGGACCTGCAAATTTTCCCCCTGCGTGGAAACATCGATACCCGGATCAAGAAGCTGGAATCCGAAGGGTTGGATGCCATCATTTTAGCCGCCGCAGGGCTGAGACGCATGGGATGGGCGGATAAGATCACTGAAGTAATCTCCCCGGAAATTATTTTACCGGCTATGGGCCAGGGGGCTGTGGGCATTGAGGCGCGAAAGAACGACTATGAGGTACTCGCCGCAATACTGGATCTGGATCATGAGCCCACTCACCTGGCTCTGGATGCGGAACGGGCTTTGGTTGGGGAACTGGAAGGAGGCTGTCAGGTTCCTATTGGGGCGTATGCCACACTCGACGATGATTCCGATGAATTAACCCTCAAGGGTCTTGTCTCCAGCCTGGATGGAAAAACCATTTATCAAAAGGAAAAAAAGGGAGCATCCTTTGAGGCCAAGAAACTGGGCCGGGAGACGGGCAAGGATCTCCTTCGTATGGGTGCGGATATAATTTTAAAAGAAATTTATCAGCCATCCGATCCTAATTCATAA
- a CDS encoding Glu/Leu/Phe/Val dehydrogenase: MNDPKTAKTWGFVVVDNTLRGPGLGGIRMAPDVTLMEVSRLARAMTLKNSAACLPFGGGKSGLAVDPLFLQAQPNLKKDLIGLFAEALFKINTYISAPDMGTNETDIQQIYESFSEKLGTENHLRGGAGRPPEKGGIPIDEWGLTAHGLFAAAKTMEQQEGGFPVKNARVVIQGYGNVGSWTATKLHRAGAVIVGASDIHAALWNPKGLNVEELNRIRKAPQGLQNYSEPVGRRLPKKQLDWMLEAPCDILVPAARPDCITAKNADRIQCRMILQGANAPVNKMTEYYLQNRRNIRSLSDFIVNVGGVIGCAVELKMTADPTYRQNVLKKGPRGYLEELIEKTVSRNITEIHKRLARQKQKDIIFKEEAIKLAEERLQSPKNEQWF; this comes from the coding sequence TTGAACGATCCTAAAACCGCGAAAACCTGGGGGTTTGTAGTCGTCGACAACACCCTTCGCGGCCCTGGTCTAGGAGGAATTCGCATGGCCCCGGATGTGACTTTGATGGAAGTCTCGCGTCTGGCGCGAGCCATGACTCTAAAGAACAGCGCGGCGTGCCTTCCCTTTGGAGGTGGAAAATCTGGACTGGCCGTCGATCCATTATTTTTACAGGCTCAACCCAATCTCAAAAAGGATCTCATCGGACTCTTTGCGGAAGCCCTGTTCAAAATTAATACTTATATCTCGGCGCCGGATATGGGAACTAACGAAACAGACATTCAGCAGATTTATGAATCCTTTTCGGAAAAACTGGGAACCGAAAATCATTTGCGGGGCGGGGCCGGAAGGCCTCCTGAAAAGGGAGGAATTCCTATTGATGAATGGGGGCTCACCGCCCACGGCCTATTCGCCGCGGCAAAAACCATGGAACAACAGGAGGGAGGTTTTCCAGTTAAAAATGCCCGGGTGGTCATTCAGGGATATGGCAATGTGGGGTCCTGGACCGCCACCAAACTGCATCGTGCGGGCGCTGTGATTGTAGGCGCATCCGACATCCATGCGGCATTGTGGAATCCTAAAGGCTTGAATGTGGAGGAATTGAACCGCATCAGAAAAGCCCCACAAGGACTGCAAAACTATTCTGAACCGGTGGGAAGGCGACTCCCAAAAAAACAACTGGACTGGATGCTGGAAGCGCCCTGCGATATTCTGGTTCCGGCGGCAAGACCCGATTGCATCACCGCAAAAAATGCCGATCGTATTCAGTGTCGCATGATACTTCAGGGAGCCAACGCACCGGTCAACAAAATGACCGAATACTATCTGCAAAACCGAAGAAATATTCGGTCACTTTCGGACTTTATCGTGAATGTCGGCGGCGTTATAGGATGCGCTGTCGAATTAAAAATGACCGCAGACCCGACTTACAGACAGAATGTCTTAAAAAAAGGACCCAGAGGCTATCTGGAAGAATTGATTGAAAAAACTGTTTCCCGGAATATCACAGAAATTCACAAGCGCTTGGCTAGACAGAAACAAAAAGATATTATCTTTAAGGAAGAGGCCATCAAACTGGCAGAAGAAAGACTGCAATCACCGAAAAATGAGCAGTGGTTTTAA
- a CDS encoding DUF507 family protein: MKISRDKINHISSLIANDFKNREEIDYKVDLNEIRLEITRVITEKLMVEDKADELARKTITSYSKKLREGSPEWEIMYHKHYEEELHKLGLY; encoded by the coding sequence ATGAAAATCAGCAGAGATAAAATCAATCATATCAGCAGTCTCATTGCAAACGATTTTAAGAATCGGGAGGAAATCGACTACAAGGTGGATCTCAATGAGATTCGCCTGGAAATCACCCGAGTCATCACAGAAAAGTTGATGGTGGAAGACAAGGCCGATGAACTGGCCCGAAAAACCATCACCTCCTACAGTAAGAAACTGCGTGAGGGGAGCCCTGAATGGGAAATCATGTACCACAAACACTATGAAGAGGAACTTCATAAATTAGGGCTTTACTGA
- a CDS encoding serine hydroxymethyltransferase: protein MSLADFDPDIANAIKNEADRENNTLEMIASENFVSPQVMAAQGSVMTNKYAEGYPGKRYYGGCEFVDVAETLAIERAKKLFGAEHANVQPHSGSQANMAVYHVAVKPGDTILGMNLSHGGHLTHGCPVNFSGYTYNVVPYGVNKDTEQIDYEEVATLAREHKPKLIIVGASAYPRVIDAVKFREIADEIGAKIMTDIAHPAGLVATGLYPSPVPYSEFVTTTTHKTLRGPRGGMILCNEKFAREVDKKIFPGIQGGPLMHVIAAKAVAFKEALSEDFVTYQKQVVANAKYLGEHLSKNGFKMVSGGTDTHLLLVDLRAQDITGKAAEEALELAGITVNKNTVPFETRSPFVTSGIRIGTPALTTRGMKEKEMAAIGDMIIQTLERVEDKEFHAKTLCKVRELCEQFPLKYELTGKY from the coding sequence TTGTCGCTTGCGGATTTTGACCCAGATATTGCCAACGCCATAAAAAATGAGGCCGATCGGGAGAATAATACTCTGGAAATGATTGCCTCTGAAAATTTTGTCAGCCCCCAGGTTATGGCAGCCCAGGGGTCGGTCATGACCAATAAATATGCCGAAGGCTATCCGGGAAAGCGGTATTACGGAGGCTGCGAGTTTGTTGATGTTGCCGAGACCCTGGCCATTGAACGGGCCAAAAAACTGTTCGGCGCCGAGCATGCTAATGTTCAGCCGCATTCCGGGTCGCAGGCGAATATGGCCGTTTATCACGTGGCCGTGAAACCCGGCGACACGATTCTGGGAATGAATCTTTCCCACGGCGGCCATTTAACCCACGGTTGCCCGGTTAATTTTTCCGGCTATACCTATAATGTCGTACCCTATGGGGTCAACAAAGATACGGAACAGATCGACTATGAAGAAGTCGCAACGTTGGCGCGTGAACACAAGCCGAAACTAATTATCGTCGGCGCCAGCGCTTATCCAAGAGTGATTGATGCTGTCAAATTTCGCGAAATTGCTGATGAGATCGGCGCCAAGATCATGACCGACATTGCCCATCCGGCTGGACTTGTCGCCACGGGGCTTTACCCGTCTCCTGTTCCCTATTCGGAGTTTGTGACCACCACGACCCACAAAACCCTGCGCGGACCGCGTGGCGGCATGATCCTGTGCAATGAGAAATTTGCCAGGGAAGTGGATAAGAAAATTTTTCCTGGTATTCAGGGCGGACCTCTCATGCACGTCATCGCTGCAAAGGCCGTGGCCTTCAAAGAAGCGTTGAGCGAGGATTTCGTCACCTATCAAAAACAGGTGGTGGCCAATGCCAAATACCTTGGCGAGCATTTGTCCAAGAACGGATTCAAAATGGTCAGCGGTGGAACCGACACGCATTTGTTGCTGGTCGATCTGCGTGCGCAGGACATCACCGGAAAAGCTGCCGAAGAGGCGTTGGAACTGGCTGGAATCACGGTGAATAAAAATACCGTTCCGTTTGAAACCCGCAGTCCCTTTGTCACGTCCGGCATTCGCATTGGCACCCCGGCTTTGACGACTCGAGGCATGAAGGAAAAGGAAATGGCAGCGATCGGTGATATGATCATCCAGACTTTAGAGCGGGTGGAGGATAAAGAGTTCCATGCAAAAACCTTGTGTAAGGTTCGTGAGCTGTGCGAGCAGTTTCCCTTGAAATATGAATTGACGGGAAAATATTAA
- the ccsA gene encoding cytochrome c biogenesis protein CcsA gives MEKIAFNISLFSYLAASLGYFLYLVYRKPVVSTLATATVGAGLLSHTVWLGLRSMKTGHGPYTTNFEIAMFFAWVIVVVYFLTEWKYKIKDLGAFVIPMAFLALLFSVFMSQEAALVEETETFWLTLHRTLSVIGYAAFTIAFAVAIMYLIQENQVKSKKLGIMYFRMPSLEVLDKLNDKVITIGFPLFTLGFMTGPLWTAKMNQSFFSWDITKTWPLVIVWIIYGYLFFGRLFAGIRGKKAAQGAVLGFVMVVLTYFLHV, from the coding sequence ATGGAAAAAATCGCGTTTAACATTTCCCTATTCAGTTATCTAGCAGCGTCTCTGGGGTATTTCCTCTATCTGGTCTATCGCAAGCCTGTGGTTTCGACTCTTGCAACTGCCACGGTCGGGGCGGGGCTGTTGTCGCATACGGTCTGGCTGGGGTTGCGTTCGATGAAAACCGGGCATGGCCCCTATACCACCAATTTTGAGATCGCCATGTTTTTTGCCTGGGTGATCGTGGTGGTCTATTTCCTGACAGAGTGGAAGTATAAAATCAAAGACTTGGGGGCTTTTGTCATTCCCATGGCGTTTCTGGCTCTTTTGTTTTCTGTATTTATGTCTCAGGAAGCGGCACTGGTGGAGGAAACCGAGACCTTCTGGCTGACTCTGCACCGTACCCTTTCGGTGATAGGATATGCGGCTTTCACCATCGCTTTTGCGGTGGCGATCATGTATCTTATTCAGGAAAATCAGGTCAAATCCAAGAAGCTGGGGATCATGTATTTTCGCATGCCCTCGCTTGAAGTTTTAGATAAGCTGAACGACAAGGTCATCACAATAGGCTTTCCTTTGTTTACCTTAGGTTTCATGACCGGGCCTCTGTGGACAGCCAAGATGAACCAGTCGTTTTTTTCGTGGGACATAACAAAAACCTGGCCACTTGTTATCGTTTGGATCATTTATGGCTATCTGTTTTTTGGACGGTTATTTGCCGGCATTCGCGGTAAGAAAGCGGCGCAGGGGGCGGTTCTCGGTTTTGTGATGGTGGTATTAACTTATTTTTTGCACGTGTGA